One segment of Apus apus isolate bApuApu2 chromosome 1, bApuApu2.pri.cur, whole genome shotgun sequence DNA contains the following:
- the GJA5 gene encoding gap junction alpha-5 protein, which produces MGDWSFLGQFLEEVHKHSTVVGKVWLTVLFIFRMLVLGTAAESSWGDEQSDFMCDTQQPGCENVCYDKAFPISHVRFWVLQIIFVSTPSLVYMGHAMHTVRMEEKRKMKEAEIEAQEVKKNGDTYYQQKCPEAEKTELSCWDESGGKIILRGSLLNTYVYSILIRTAMEVAFIVGQYVLYGIFLETLYICRRAPCPHPVNCYVSRPTEKNVFIVFMLAVAVLSLFLSLAELYHLGWKKAKERCSRSYKPSPSTASGRLESAPQVERAQMYTPPPDFNQCLSSPNGKFVSPFSNKMASQQNTANFATERVHGQEDAAGEGPFLKSSYVESPEVANECAAPVFPENYFNEKRRLSKASRASSKARSDDLSV; this is translated from the coding sequence ATGGGGGACTGGAGCTTCCTGGGACAGTTCCTGGAGGAGGTCCACAAGCACTCCACAGTGGTGGGGAAAGTCTGGTTGACTGTGCTCTTCATCTTCCGGATGCTGGTGCTGGGTACAGCAGCGGAGTCCTCCTGGGGGGACGAGCAGTCTGACTTCATGTGTGAcacccagcagcctggctgtgagAATGTCTGCTATGACAAGGCTTTCCCCATCTCCCATGTCCGGTTTTGGGTCCTCCAGATCATCTTTGTCTCCACCCCCTCTCTGGTGTACATGGGCCACGCAATGCACACAGTGCGCATGGAGGAGAAGCGGAAGATGAAGGAGGCAGAAATAGAGGCCcaggaggtgaaaaaaaatggtGACACATACTACCAGCAGAAGTGCCCTGAGGCAGAGAAGACTGAGCTGTCTTGCTGGGATGAATCAGGAGGCAAAATCATTCTCAGGGGCAGTCTGCTGAACACCTACGTCTACAGCATTTTGATTCGCACTGCCATGGAAGTGGCCTTCATTGTGGGGCAGTATGTCTTGTATGGGATCTTCCTGGAGACCCTGTATATCTGCCGGCGGGCACCTTGCCCCCACCCGGTCAACTGCTACGTTTCCCGTCCCACAGAGAAGAACGTATTCATTGTCTTCATGCTGGCTGTGGCAGTGCTCTCCCTCTTCCTCAGTCTGGCTGAGCTATACCACTTGGGCTGGAAGAAAGCCAAAGAGAGGTGCTCCCGGTCTTACAaacccagccccagcacagcctctggcAGACTGGAGTCTGCCCCACAAGTAGAAAGGGCCCAGATGTACACTCCTCCACCAGATTTTAACCAGTGCTTGTCAAGTCCCAATGGGAAATTCGTTAGCCCCTTCAGCAACAAGATGGCCTCCCAGCAGAACACTGCCAACTTTGCCACTGAGAGGGTCCATGGCCAGGAggatgctgctggggaagggcccTTCCTTAAGTCCAGCTACGTGGAGAGTCCAGAGGTGGCCAATGAATGTGCAGCACCCGTCTTCCCCGAGAACTACTTCAATGAGAAACGCCGGCTCAGCAAGGCCAGCCGTGCCAGCAGCAAGGCCAGGTCAGATGACTTGTCTGTGTGA